A window of the Bacillus sp. A301a_S52 genome harbors these coding sequences:
- a CDS encoding OsmC family protein — protein sequence MAEHRFHVKANWPGLRNDVGEIETANLLTKVSIPPEMDGPGIGTNPDEMLLGAAATCYIITLAAMMERSQLDKVSLTMTSEGIVDVTNGTITYKKIIHRPDIVLKSSVNDGDFKLADKLANKAEKACMISRALQGNVTIDVFPTISAANE from the coding sequence ATGGCAGAGCACCGATTTCATGTAAAAGCAAATTGGCCCGGCTTACGAAATGATGTAGGGGAAATCGAAACAGCAAATTTACTCACAAAAGTGTCTATTCCACCTGAAATGGACGGCCCAGGAATAGGAACTAACCCTGATGAAATGCTACTTGGTGCAGCCGCCACCTGTTACATTATTACATTAGCGGCTATGATGGAACGTAGTCAATTAGATAAAGTGAGTTTAACGATGACATCAGAAGGCATAGTTGACGTAACCAACGGTACCATTACTTATAAGAAAATCATTCACCGCCCTGACATCGTGTTAAAATCTAGTGTCAACGATGGAGATTTTAAGCTGGCAGATAAGCTTGCTAACAAAGCGGAAAAAGCATGTATGATTAGCCGTGCACTTCAAGGCAATGTGACCATCGATGTATTTCCAACTATTAGTGCTGCCAATGAGTGA